In the Candidatus Electrothrix rattekaaiensis genome, one interval contains:
- the hgcA gene encoding mercury methylation corrinoid protein HgcA, translated as MKELKPVGTIPLVPAVSLDDAPCUGPKSDPRSGIHDLPGYALQPYVAGFIETAVGAVPRVKTVLGFRDHLGMIRVRTGITRNRYKVNPGLYGVGSPSPESPVFVTANYKLSFDALRRELTGLDSWLLVVDTRGINVWCAAGKRTFSTDEVARQVQQSGLERVVSHREVILPQFAAIGVALHELKKQCGFKGVFGPIRAEDIPQFLRQNQKADEAQRSVTFTLAERLTLVPVEITLIWKQFLLATLVGFILSGIGPDIYSPTAAWARGWTAVGATACAILTGALAVPALLPWIPGRQFWFKGALTGAIGGMAYLLTFMAETGIAEQIGTWLWIMAGSSYMAMNFTGATPFTSLSGVEQEMRKGLPIQCGSVLFALLLWIIAPFIGV; from the coding sequence ATGAAAGAATTGAAACCGGTAGGAACAATCCCGTTGGTTCCGGCTGTCAGCCTTGATGATGCCCCTTGCTGAGGGCCGAAATCTGATCCCAGGTCGGGGATCCACGATTTACCTGGATACGCTCTCCAGCCCTATGTAGCAGGGTTTATTGAAACAGCTGTTGGTGCTGTCCCCCGGGTCAAGACCGTGTTGGGCTTCCGGGATCATCTCGGAATGATACGGGTGCGTACAGGCATTACCCGCAACCGCTACAAGGTTAATCCGGGCTTATATGGCGTGGGGAGCCCTTCCCCAGAGTCACCGGTGTTTGTCACTGCCAACTATAAACTCAGTTTTGATGCGCTGCGCAGGGAATTAACTGGTCTGGATAGTTGGCTCCTGGTGGTGGATACCAGGGGAATCAATGTCTGGTGTGCAGCGGGCAAGCGAACCTTTTCCACGGATGAGGTCGCCCGGCAGGTGCAACAGAGCGGGCTGGAGCGGGTTGTCTCCCACCGGGAAGTAATTTTACCCCAGTTTGCGGCCATCGGTGTTGCCCTGCATGAGCTGAAAAAGCAATGCGGATTCAAGGGAGTTTTCGGGCCGATCCGCGCCGAAGATATTCCGCAGTTTCTGCGGCAAAATCAAAAGGCGGACGAGGCCCAGCGTTCGGTGACCTTCACCTTGGCAGAACGACTGACCCTAGTTCCGGTGGAGATCACGCTTATCTGGAAACAATTTCTCCTGGCAACCCTTGTCGGCTTTATCCTTTCCGGTATCGGCCCGGATATCTATTCCCCGACAGCGGCATGGGCCAGAGGCTGGACCGCTGTCGGTGCCACAGCTTGTGCCATTTTGACCGGTGCCTTGGCCGTTCCCGCCCTGCTGCCCTGGATTCCGGGCCGTCAGTTTTGGTTCAAGGGAGCCCTGACCGGCGCAATAGGGGGCATGGCCTACCTGTTAACTTTTATGGCGGAAACCGGGATTGCCGAACAGATCGGAACTTGGCTCTGGATTATGGCCGGGTCATCCTATATGGCGATGAATTTCACCGGAGCAACCCCTTTCACCTCCCTTTCCGGCGTGGAACAGGAAATGCGCAAAGGGCTGCCGATCCAGTGCGGCAGCGTCCTCTTTGCTCTGCTGCTCTGGATTATTGCCCCCTTCATAGGAGTATAA
- the hgcB gene encoding mercury methylation ferredoxin HgcB yields MRDFRYIDGAAILRLNEQACIGCGMCVTVCPHRIFTLRNNKASITDYNGCMECGACATNCPTKAIYVNPDDGCGCAALIINRWLSRIMKKQVDLGCC; encoded by the coding sequence ATGCGTGATTTTCGTTATATTGACGGTGCCGCTATTCTCAGGCTGAACGAGCAGGCCTGTATCGGCTGCGGCATGTGCGTAACCGTATGCCCGCACCGCATCTTTACCCTGCGCAACAACAAGGCATCTATTACGGATTATAACGGCTGCATGGAATGCGGGGCCTGCGCCACCAATTGCCCAACCAAGGCCATTTACGTCAATCCAGACGACGGTTGCGGCTGCGCCGCCCTGATCATCAACAGGTGGCTCTCTAGGATCATGAAAAAACAAGTTGATTTGGGTTGCTGTTGA
- a CDS encoding endonuclease/exonuclease/phosphatase family protein has product MRFLLYNIRYGTGIGTQFHFPVPYAGYLKRSTENYRQITEFISRLAPDIVGLVEVDSGSFRTGNCCQAESLARLLEYDHVVESKYRCGSLPRRVPVLAKQGNALLSKEKFLAHQFHFFKKGIKRLAIEAKTANLTVFLVHLSLTYYNRQSQLQQLYELVKTTQGPVIVAGDFNVLWGDHELELFLAATRLRNANDQGHPSHPSRSPKRQLDFILYSQNLTVQNFFIPDVIFSDHAPLVCDFSFQQ; this is encoded by the coding sequence TTGCGCTTTCTCCTCTACAATATCCGTTATGGGACCGGCATAGGAACGCAATTCCATTTCCCGGTTCCCTATGCGGGATATTTGAAGCGCTCAACAGAGAATTATCGACAGATTACTGAATTTATCAGCAGGCTGGCTCCTGACATTGTCGGACTTGTGGAAGTAGATTCCGGTTCTTTCCGAACAGGAAACTGCTGCCAAGCAGAATCGCTGGCTCGTCTCTTGGAGTATGATCATGTTGTTGAATCAAAATACCGTTGTGGCTCCCTACCACGACGAGTTCCGGTCCTTGCCAAACAGGGAAATGCCCTCCTGAGTAAGGAAAAATTTCTTGCTCATCAGTTTCATTTTTTTAAAAAAGGCATCAAACGGCTTGCCATTGAGGCCAAAACAGCAAACCTGACTGTTTTCCTCGTCCACCTCTCCCTGACCTATTACAACAGACAAAGCCAGCTCCAGCAACTGTATGAGTTGGTAAAAACAACGCAGGGGCCTGTCATCGTGGCTGGAGACTTCAATGTCCTGTGGGGCGACCACGAACTCGAACTCTTTCTTGCTGCAACCCGTCTCCGCAATGCCAACGATCAAGGCCATCCCTCTCACCCGAGCCGCTCACCAAAACGTCAGCTGGATTTCATTCTTTATAGCCAGAACCTGACCGTGCAAAATTTCTTTATTCCTGACGTTATATTTTCCGACCACGCCCCGCTTGTCTGCGATTTTTCGTTTCAACAATGA
- a CDS encoding RNA-binding protein, with protein sequence MKLLIRNLDRSTTEDELKKIFQEFGAVQYCNLVLDLENGTSKGFAFIEMPKPGEAKAAIKNLNNKTLGSHQIRVKKAENKKT encoded by the coding sequence ATGAAATTACTCATACGTAACCTCGATCGATCAACCACAGAAGATGAGCTGAAAAAAATATTTCAAGAGTTCGGTGCCGTTCAATATTGCAACTTGGTACTCGACCTTGAAAACGGTACATCCAAAGGTTTTGCCTTCATTGAGATGCCAAAGCCTGGTGAGGCAAAAGCTGCAATCAAAAACCTGAACAACAAAACTCTTGGTAGTCATCAAATACGGGTTAAGAAGGCTGAAAATAAAAAGACATAA